In SAR324 cluster bacterium, the DNA window ATCCTGATTCTGGGTACTCCAGCGGATCACGCCAGTGGTGAGAAGATCACCCAAGGGCTGTCTGGCGTTGAGAACTGGTGTGGTCGTTCTAACTTACCGCAGCTTGTGGCGATTTTGTCCAGAGCCCGACTACTGCTGAGCAATGATTCTGGTAGTATGCACATCATGGCGGCGTTGCAGCGTCCTCAACTAGCGGTTTTTGGTTCTACCTCCCCAACGTGGACCCGTCCTCTCAATCCACATGCTCGTTTCCTATATCGAGCTGAGCCTTGCTCTCCCTGCTTCGATCGTACCTGCCAATTTAGCCACACAAACTGCTTGATCAGCATTCAACCGGCAGATGTAGTCCAAGAGTTGGCAGACATGTTGGAGTGATGGCTGAAAAATTTAAATCTAGCAATGTCGTTAGCTATTCAAATATAGTGTTTGCTTCTTTTTGTAGAGTTTTTGAAACAAAGCAATGGAGTTGACATGAAAAAGATAAGCTGTTTTTTGCTAATCCTACTACTTTGGCTGGCGAATGGGTCAGCTTGGGCGCAGACCTACACTATCGGAATTGTACCACAGCAGTCGGCAAGCCAACTGGCAAAGCTCTGGGTTCCAATTTTGGAGGAACTGGAGAAAGAGCTGGGATTCAAGTTGCAATTCAGCACAGCTAAGGACATACCAACTTTTGAACAGCGAGTGTTTGAGGGATATTATGATTTTTCATATATGAATCCATATCACTACGTGGTGTTCTCACAGAAGCCCGGATATAGAGCTTTCGCAAGAGAAAAAGATAAACTCATTCAGGGGATTCTAGTGGTACAAGAGGATTCTCCGATTAAAGATATCGAAGACTTAAAGCAGCAGCAATTGGCCTTTCCGTCGCCTGCAGCCTTCGCGGCCAGTGTGCTTCCAAGAGCAAGCTTGACCAAGCAAGGCATTCCATTCACGCCAAAGTATGTGAAATCTCACGATTCTGTCTATAGATCCGTGGCCAAGGGGATTTTTCCAGCTGGAGGGGGAATCAAGCGAACTTTCAATAGTATGCCAGAAGACATTCGCTCAGAGTTGAAAGTATTTTGGACCACCTATGGCTTCACTCCCCATGCGTTTGCCACCCATCCCAGGATTCCAGAGGAGCATGTTCAACAGTTGCAGCAGGCGATGATTGGACTGATCAACAAACCACAGGGTGCTAGTTTACTATCAGGGCTGAACTTCAAAAAGGGCTTGCGACCAGCGGTCGATTCTGACTGGGATGACGTTCGTTCACTGAACATTACCCTCTTGGATAAGTATCTCAAGTAAGACCCTGAGGAAAGTTCACTCGCACATGTCTTTTCGACTCAAAACTATTCTCGGAATTGCGCTGATCGAAGCACTGACGCTCTCTATTCTAATTTGGAGTAGCTTGCACTCACTGCGCACGTCTCATGAGCAGGAATTGCTACGCTCTAGTCATACTGCGGCAGAACTGTTTGCCAGCATGACCAAAGATGCAGCGATTGCCTACGACTTGGCAACGTTAGAGAGTTTTGTGGAAGACGTACTGCGCAATGAAGGTGTCGTGTATGCGCGGGTCATTGCTCAAGGGCAGGAGTTGGCAGCTGGTGGGGATTCTGCTTTGCTGCTACAAGAGTTCCAATCTGATGATGGACGTAGTGTGGATGACTTGGCTAACAGTGTCTTCAATGTGGATGCAGAGATTTTTGAAAGTGATGTTTCGTTGGTGCGTGTGGAATTAGGTTTTTCCACTACCAAGATTGAGGCAGCAATCAGTGCGGCTCGGAATCGAACCCTAATAATTGCTGCTGTGGAATTATTGTTTGCAGCCATATTGTCCTTCTTTTTTGGTATTTATCTTTCTGGGCACCTTAAAAGATTTCAGGATGCCTCAGGGCGAATAGCTGCAGGAGACTGGAATCATCGCATTCCAGTACGGGGTAGCGATGAATTGCAAGATACAGTGGTTGCTTTTAACCAGATGGCTGAGTCTATGTGCCAAATGGCTATTCAACTAAACAGAGTCCAGCAGCACCTGGAACATTCCTCACATCAGGTGCAGCAGGAGTCCAGCATACTGGAGAGTACAGGTCGACAGTTAGCAGATCGAGCTTCAGATCAAGCAGCCTCCCTGGAGGAAATTAGCTCCTCAACTCTGGAACTGAATGCACAGGCCAGTCAAAACTATGAGCTAGCTACTAGGGCCACTAAAGGGAGTGAGCAGATGAGCCGCCAGGCACAGGTGAGCAGTGAACAGATGCAGCGCTTTTCTACCACAATGGAAGGGCTTGGATCTTCGATAGAGAACGTGACACAGATTACCTCGTTGATCCGTGAGATTGCTGCACAGACTCGCATGCTGGCAATCAACGCTTCAATTGAAGCAGCACGAGCTGGCGTACATGGAGCTGGTTTTGCGGTAGTAGCACAGGAGGTTCAAGAGCTAGCAGTACAGACATCAGAGCTAGCTGTAGAGATCACCAAGGTGGTTTCTACAGCTGAAGAGAAAGTGAATTCAGGTCGCAGAGTACTTAGTGATACCCGAGAATCATTGAAAGAGATTTTTAAGACAACACAGTCAGTAGCAGAGATGATGCAGATGATCTGTAAGGCTGCCGAGGAGCAGTCTCAGGGAATCCGTCAAGTCAATCAATCCTTGGAAGCGTTGAATCAAGTAACGATAGAGAACGTGCGTTATTCAGACATAAATGCGAAGTCTAGCTCGCAGTTGTCTCAGCAGGCAGACGAGTTACTGGAAGCAACACGTCAACTCCGTTTGCGGGAAGGAGATTCAACCGAATTTAGCATCTCAGAATCATCTGCAACAGAAGAAGAAAGATGATTTTTTTCAAACAAGAAAACAGTAGTGTAGAATTCTCTGTCAGCAGATTCTTATCTTGGAGGAGACACAAATGTACGGTTTAGTGAACAAGGCAGTGGAAAGCTTGGTTTTGAGTAAATTTGGCCAAGATACATGGGCCATCATCCGTGAGAAGGCGAATATTAGTGGACCCCTCATTTCGATGAAATCCTATGATGATCAAGTGACTTATGATTTGGTCGGGGCTTGCGTTGAGGTCTTAGAACTGCCCCTTGAAGATGTACTCCACACGTTTGGTGAGTATTGGGTACTGGATGTGGCTGTTGTCAATTATTCGAACCTAATGGATGCCAACGGTATGGGCTTTGTGGAATTTGTAAAAAATCTAGATCAAATGCATTCCCGAATTCAAATGACCTTCAACAACCTGAATCCACCATCCTTTCAGTGCCAGGAACTCGACGCTGAAACCATCAAGATCTCCTACTTCTCAGAGCGACCAGGCCTCACTCATTTTGTAGTCGGGCTGCTTTCGGGACTTGGCAAGCACTTCCAGGAAGACATCAATATCGAAATCCTTGCTACCAAGGCAGATGGTGCAGCGAACGATGACTTCAAAGTAACCCATCATCCAATTAGCAACTCTTAATGCCTTCCACTTCCAGCGATCGTCAGATCAGCTTTGAGCAATTAGAAATCATCTGTCCATTTCATCTCCTGATTGGAGAAGATTTTCGCATTGCGCAGTTGTCGCATCTTCTCAAGAGACTCTGGCCCAAGTTGTCTGAGAATAGCTTGCTTCAGGATGTTATAGTTATTGTTCGACCCTCAGGTGTCCAATCTGTAGCGCAGTTGGTTCAATTGACGGGGATGGTCATTCACCTCAGTATCCGCTCTCATCCTTCGCTGATCCTCCGCGGTCAAATCATCAAGCTCGATTCACAGTGGCTGTTTGTGGGGACTCCCAAGATTTCTTCTGTGAAAGAGATGACTGCTCTGGGGTTGGAACTCAGTGATTTGCCGTTGCACGATAGCGGGGGTGATTTTCTGATGGCTATGGAAACCAGTCAGTCGCTTCTCAAAGAGTCGATGCAATTCGCAGAAGAACTTCAGGTTGCTCTTGAAAAAGAGAAAGAAACTCAGATGGAACTGCGCAAAGCCAAGGAAGCCGCTGAAGCCGCAAACGAAGCGAAAAATCAGATCATGGCGAACACTTCACATGAGTTGCGTACGCCACTGCATGGGATCATTAACCTTGCTGACTTGATTCGGATAGGAGCTTCAGGAGCGGTGTCTCCTCAGGCAGTCCAAGATTTGGAAGTGATCATCAGTAGTGCCCATCGGCTGACGTCGCTGGTCAACGATATCCTGGACTTCTCCAAGTTGCAGAAGCAACAGCTTGAACTGAAACTCAAACCTGTAGATCTATTACAGCTTGGTGAGACCAGCCTGGCCTTACTGAAGCCACTCCTGGTAGATAAACCACTAAAGCTACACCACACCTTGCCCAAGGATCTACCACTTGTTGAAGGGGACGGAGATCGCCTTCAGCAGATCCTGCTCAACCTGTTGGGAAATGCTCTTAAGTTCACGGAGGGCGGAGAAGTCATACTGAGCGCAATAGTTCAAAATGGTTGGATTGAATTGGCTGTTGCCGATACAGGGATTGGTATACCCCAAGACAAGCAGGAAAGAATTTTTGATGCTTTTGAGCAAGGAGACGCCTCCACAGAGCGTACCCATGGAGGTACTGGCCTTGGGTTGAGCGTGGCGAAACAACTGATCGAACTCCATGGCGGACGCATCTGGCTGGAATCAGTAGTTGGTCAGGGTTCTGTGTTTCGGTTCACCCTGCCATGTTCTTCGGCATCAGAAGTGGAGCG includes these proteins:
- a CDS encoding phosphate/phosphite/phosphonate ABC transporter substrate-binding protein; its protein translation is MKKISCFLLILLLWLANGSAWAQTYTIGIVPQQSASQLAKLWVPILEELEKELGFKLQFSTAKDIPTFEQRVFEGYYDFSYMNPYHYVVFSQKPGYRAFAREKDKLIQGILVVQEDSPIKDIEDLKQQQLAFPSPAAFAASVLPRASLTKQGIPFTPKYVKSHDSVYRSVAKGIFPAGGGIKRTFNSMPEDIRSELKVFWTTYGFTPHAFATHPRIPEEHVQQLQQAMIGLINKPQGASLLSGLNFKKGLRPAVDSDWDDVRSLNITLLDKYLK
- a CDS encoding methyl-accepting chemotaxis protein, whose product is MSFRLKTILGIALIEALTLSILIWSSLHSLRTSHEQELLRSSHTAAELFASMTKDAAIAYDLATLESFVEDVLRNEGVVYARVIAQGQELAAGGDSALLLQEFQSDDGRSVDDLANSVFNVDAEIFESDVSLVRVELGFSTTKIEAAISAARNRTLIIAAVELLFAAILSFFFGIYLSGHLKRFQDASGRIAAGDWNHRIPVRGSDELQDTVVAFNQMAESMCQMAIQLNRVQQHLEHSSHQVQQESSILESTGRQLADRASDQAASLEEISSSTLELNAQASQNYELATRATKGSEQMSRQAQVSSEQMQRFSTTMEGLGSSIENVTQITSLIREIAAQTRMLAINASIEAARAGVHGAGFAVVAQEVQELAVQTSELAVEITKVVSTAEEKVNSGRRVLSDTRESLKEIFKTTQSVAEMMQMICKAAEEQSQGIRQVNQSLEALNQVTIENVRYSDINAKSSSQLSQQADELLEATRQLRLREGDSTEFSISESSATEEER
- a CDS encoding heme NO-binding domain-containing protein, with translation MYGLVNKAVESLVLSKFGQDTWAIIREKANISGPLISMKSYDDQVTYDLVGACVEVLELPLEDVLHTFGEYWVLDVAVVNYSNLMDANGMGFVEFVKNLDQMHSRIQMTFNNLNPPSFQCQELDAETIKISYFSERPGLTHFVVGLLSGLGKHFQEDINIEILATKADGAANDDFKVTHHPISNS